The following coding sequences are from one Desulfosporosinus orientis DSM 765 window:
- a CDS encoding metal ABC transporter permease, with amino-acid sequence MHLWYSLVDFLLPFQWMQYAFMKNALLGVLLVTPIFGLLGTMIVNNKMAFFSDSLGHSALTGIAIGVILGNAFPLLEIKPIWSMLLFSVLITIAILVVKEANTASTDTIIGVFSSTAVALGLVILTRNGGFNKYSSYLIGDFLSISPSDLLILGIVFVLVIVLWVGIFNKLLLASLNQSLARSRGIQVKRYEYLFAVIMALIVTISIQWVGILIISSLLVIPAASSRNIAKNMRQYHIYSVLIAIISGLSGLILSYFWGTATGATIVLITSGFFAMTFAMKLRLG; translated from the coding sequence ATGCATTTATGGTATAGTTTAGTAGACTTCTTGCTTCCTTTTCAATGGATGCAGTATGCTTTTATGAAGAATGCTCTCTTAGGGGTTCTGTTGGTAACGCCCATCTTTGGCTTATTAGGCACAATGATTGTCAATAATAAGATGGCTTTTTTTTCCGATTCCTTAGGGCACTCTGCCCTAACCGGAATTGCCATCGGAGTGATACTGGGGAATGCCTTTCCGCTTTTGGAAATTAAGCCTATCTGGTCAATGCTCTTATTTTCCGTACTGATTACCATAGCAATTCTGGTGGTGAAAGAAGCCAACACAGCATCGACGGACACCATTATTGGTGTGTTTTCTTCCACTGCCGTTGCCCTGGGACTGGTTATTCTAACTCGCAACGGAGGTTTTAATAAATATTCCAGTTATCTTATCGGAGATTTTTTGAGTATCAGCCCTTCGGACTTACTGATCCTGGGGATTGTTTTTGTGTTGGTTATCGTGTTATGGGTGGGCATTTTTAATAAACTTTTGTTAGCAAGTTTGAATCAATCCCTGGCCCGTAGCCGAGGGATTCAAGTTAAACGGTATGAATACTTATTCGCCGTTATTATGGCGCTTATCGTGACAATTTCCATACAATGGGTAGGAATCTTGATTATTAGTTCCCTACTGGTCATTCCGGCTGCCTCATCTCGAAATATCGCTAAAAACATGAGGCAATATCATATCTACTCTGTTCTAATTGCTATTATTTCGGGGCTATCTGGTTTGATTCTATCCTATTTTTGGGGAACTGCTACCGGAGCAACCATTGTTTTGATCACTTCAGGATTCTTTGCAATGACGTTTGCCATGAAATTGAGGCTTGGCTAA
- a CDS encoding ribonucleoside triphosphate reductase has product MTITQIIKRDGRLEVFNEEKIIHAIFKAATACGGSDYERAEEIGRQVTELLAGNFKDKQPDVESIQDMVEKVLIENGHAKTAKAYILYRQKRKDSREMDALVGATISMFSDYLGDKDWQINENANTQKSINGLNNYVREVFTKKYWLYEVYPQEVREAHESGDCHIHDLGFFGPYCAGWDLRQLLMDGFGGVAGKVESGPAKHLRSFLGQIVNSTFTTQGETAGAQAWSSFDTFCAPFIRKDQMTFSQVKQCLQEFVFNINVPTRVGFQCPFSNLTFDIRVPSTLKDEHVIIDGKYTEDSYGDFQKEMDMFNLAFCEVMLEGDAKGRVFTFPIPTLNISKEFAWQSPVTDAFMQITCKYGIPYFANYVNSDLSPDDAVSMCCRLRLNTGELRKRGGGLFGSNPLTGSIGVFTINLPRLAYLSKTEEEFLERLKQMAEIGRTALEIKRKIVEQQSDKGLYPYSCHYLRHSKERTGQYWHNHFSTIGIVGMNEALLNFMGKGIETSEGREFSVSVMNYLRDLLVKFQQETGNVYNLEATPAEGTSYRLAMLDAQKYSSIITAGKEVPYYSNSTQLPVGYTEDIFEVLELQDELQSLYTGGTVQHLYLGDAVEDTEVCKRLIQKIFNKYKIPYISITPTFSICDTHGYIGGEQFNCPECGAETEVWSRVTGYLRPVKNYNLGKKEEYQQRKKFVIAEVV; this is encoded by the coding sequence GTGACGATAACACAAATCATTAAAAGAGATGGGAGACTTGAGGTTTTCAACGAAGAGAAAATAATTCATGCCATTTTCAAGGCTGCCACAGCTTGTGGAGGCTCAGATTATGAGCGGGCCGAGGAGATTGGCAGGCAAGTTACAGAACTTTTGGCTGGAAATTTTAAGGACAAGCAACCGGACGTAGAATCCATTCAAGATATGGTGGAAAAAGTGCTGATTGAAAATGGCCATGCCAAGACTGCCAAAGCCTATATCCTTTATCGTCAGAAAAGGAAAGACAGTCGTGAGATGGATGCGTTAGTTGGAGCGACCATAAGCATGTTTTCGGACTACCTGGGGGATAAAGACTGGCAAATTAACGAGAATGCCAACACCCAGAAAAGTATTAACGGGCTAAATAACTATGTCCGAGAGGTGTTCACAAAAAAGTATTGGCTTTATGAGGTTTATCCCCAGGAGGTCCGAGAGGCCCATGAAAGCGGAGATTGTCATATCCATGACTTAGGGTTCTTTGGTCCTTATTGTGCCGGCTGGGATTTGAGGCAGCTTCTTATGGATGGCTTTGGCGGTGTAGCCGGTAAGGTCGAAAGCGGTCCGGCTAAGCATTTACGATCCTTCTTAGGGCAAATTGTCAACTCTACCTTTACTACTCAAGGAGAAACAGCTGGAGCTCAGGCTTGGTCGAGTTTTGATACGTTTTGTGCCCCCTTTATAAGAAAGGATCAAATGACGTTTTCTCAGGTTAAACAGTGTTTGCAAGAATTTGTGTTCAATATTAACGTACCGACAAGGGTTGGCTTTCAATGCCCCTTCTCCAACCTCACCTTTGATATTAGAGTGCCTTCAACTCTAAAAGACGAACATGTCATTATCGATGGAAAATACACGGAGGACAGCTATGGGGATTTTCAAAAAGAGATGGATATGTTCAACTTGGCGTTTTGCGAAGTGATGTTGGAAGGAGATGCTAAAGGAAGAGTGTTTACTTTTCCAATTCCAACCCTGAACATCAGCAAAGAATTTGCCTGGCAGAGTCCTGTGACTGATGCTTTCATGCAGATTACCTGTAAGTATGGTATTCCCTACTTTGCAAATTATGTAAATTCTGATTTGTCACCGGATGATGCCGTATCGATGTGCTGCCGGTTAAGGCTAAATACGGGAGAACTTCGCAAAAGAGGCGGGGGCCTGTTTGGGAGCAATCCTCTCACAGGTTCAATTGGAGTATTTACCATAAATTTGCCTAGATTGGCGTATCTTTCGAAGACGGAGGAGGAATTTTTGGAACGACTGAAACAAATGGCAGAAATAGGACGTACAGCTTTAGAAATCAAGCGAAAAATCGTTGAACAACAGTCTGATAAAGGGCTGTATCCCTATTCATGTCATTATCTAAGACATTCCAAGGAGCGAACTGGGCAATATTGGCACAATCATTTCAGTACTATAGGTATTGTCGGCATGAATGAGGCCTTACTTAATTTTATGGGAAAGGGAATTGAAACCAGTGAAGGACGGGAGTTCTCAGTTAGTGTTATGAATTACCTGAGAGACCTGTTAGTCAAATTTCAGCAGGAGACAGGCAATGTTTATAATTTGGAGGCTACCCCTGCGGAGGGAACCTCTTATCGCTTGGCCATGTTGGATGCCCAGAAATATAGTTCAATTATTACTGCGGGTAAAGAAGTTCCTTATTATTCAAACTCTACCCAGCTGCCGGTAGGCTATACAGAGGATATCTTCGAAGTTTTAGAGCTTCAGGACGAACTCCAGTCTCTTTACACTGGGGGAACGGTTCAGCATTTATATTTAGGAGATGCCGTTGAAGATACTGAAGTGTGTAAACGGCTTATTCAAAAAATATTCAATAAGTATAAGATCCCCTATATTTCCATTACTCCCACGTTTAGTATTTGTGACACCCATGGATATATCGGTGGAGAGCAATTTAACTGTCCAGAATGTGGCGCTGAAACAGAGGTTTGGTCGAGAGTGACAGGATATCTCCGGCCGGTTAAGAATTACAATCTTGGCAAGAAGGAAGAGTATCAGCAACGGAAAAAATTTGTCATTGCGGAGGTGGTTTAA
- a CDS encoding anaerobic ribonucleoside-triphosphate reductase activating protein: protein MKIGGFLKASFVDYPGKIASVVFTQGCNLRCSFCHNAILIDTDNTAHGILPEEIFEWLAKRKGMIDSVVVTGGEPTLQPDLKVFIEELKAMSFLVKLDTNGTNPDIIRALLDDELLDFIAMDIKAPLSKYDSIAGTSQLNLSSIRESAEIIKNCDIDYEFRTTFCPELATDDIPCIILDFDLVSNYVVQNCRNSQFEKRLDNKQSLRSLVNEASALSLRGFELG from the coding sequence TTGAAGATTGGGGGATTCTTAAAGGCATCATTTGTTGATTACCCTGGCAAGATAGCGTCTGTGGTTTTTACCCAGGGCTGCAACTTAAGATGCAGTTTTTGTCACAATGCCATTCTCATTGATACGGATAATACTGCTCATGGTATTTTGCCTGAAGAAATTTTCGAATGGCTTGCTAAACGAAAAGGTATGATTGATTCAGTAGTAGTTACTGGAGGAGAGCCAACTCTGCAACCTGACCTTAAAGTGTTTATTGAAGAATTAAAAGCTATGAGTTTCCTTGTCAAGCTTGACACAAACGGGACAAACCCAGACATTATAAGAGCACTGCTGGATGATGAACTCCTGGATTTTATAGCAATGGACATTAAGGCTCCTCTCAGCAAATACGATAGTATTGCCGGAACAAGTCAATTAAACCTATCTTCAATCAGAGAGAGTGCAGAGATTATTAAGAACTGCGACATAGACTATGAGTTCAGGACAACTTTTTGTCCTGAACTTGCAACGGATGATATCCCTTGTATAATCCTAGATTTTGATCTGGTTTCCAATTATGTGGTGCAAAATTGCAGGAACAGTCAATTTGAAAAGAGACTCGATAATAAACAAAGTTTGCGAAGCTTAGTTAATGAAGCTTCAGCGCTATCCTTACGGGGCTTTGAGTTAGGCTAA
- a CDS encoding class I SAM-dependent methyltransferase, translating to MLESSNENLWSTQDEGYQDTKQKEMTLPYTRKGAWESLLTKYVGCGENLQILDVESDEALLAIILAGLNHSVTAVNRSQAMLDQTRLKIQAAGKSIDYLKAEAHALALPDESVDVIVSKNAVGLFPNPTEVYKEWFRVLKPSGKALVFDANWYLRFNNPKFQLQCDKYRLLAVKKGYQDTLMSVEQVNDPVAATIPLSFKRRPLWDHRAFRHCGFQQIEVEENIYKLVLDDPEQTLYYSTPMFAICATK from the coding sequence ATGTTAGAAAGCAGTAATGAAAATTTATGGTCAACTCAAGATGAAGGTTATCAAGATACTAAACAAAAGGAAATGACTTTGCCCTATACGAGAAAAGGGGCATGGGAGTCACTGTTGACTAAATACGTTGGTTGTGGAGAGAATCTTCAGATCTTAGATGTTGAAAGCGACGAGGCTCTTTTAGCTATTATACTTGCAGGACTAAATCATTCGGTTACCGCGGTAAACAGGAGTCAAGCTATGTTGGATCAAACTCGACTCAAAATCCAGGCAGCTGGAAAAAGCATAGACTATCTTAAAGCAGAAGCTCATGCACTAGCTTTGCCCGATGAGAGTGTTGACGTGATTGTATCCAAAAATGCTGTAGGGCTCTTTCCCAATCCAACGGAAGTGTATAAGGAATGGTTTAGAGTTTTGAAGCCATCTGGGAAGGCATTGGTTTTCGATGCTAATTGGTATCTGCGTTTTAATAACCCCAAATTTCAGCTGCAATGTGATAAATATCGCCTGCTTGCAGTCAAAAAGGGCTATCAAGATACCCTTATGTCTGTTGAGCAAGTCAATGATCCAGTTGCTGCTACAATCCCATTGTCTTTTAAAAGACGGCCGCTCTGGGATCACCGTGCTTTTCGACATTGTGGCTTTCAGCAGATTGAGGTAGAGGAAAATATCTATAAATTAGTTTTGGATGACCCGGAACAAACATTGTATTATTCAACCCCTATGTTTGCCATTTGTGCTACCAAATGA
- a CDS encoding class I SAM-dependent methyltransferase produces MEVNDFARLWSDGKSPKASAQSFWDNRADEFNKSASQGHTDERIRKIVEYLSFNNLLTKNSSVLDIGCGPGKFAVEFAKRSKEAIGIDISENMLGYAVSNAETASLTNVSFKNANWDEVDLEEYDWKKKFDLVTAINSPGIHDPLTLEKMIAASKGYCFLSNFVDRHDSVQDVLRIVLNIKEKRFYRNTIYSIFNILWLKGYYPSITYIDTDREHTRTLDEACSYYETLLETEKELEKSTLIKNYLQQIAIKGLITERVQTKTAWLYWKV; encoded by the coding sequence ATGGAGGTAAACGATTTCGCTCGTCTTTGGAGTGATGGTAAATCTCCCAAAGCATCCGCTCAATCCTTCTGGGATAACAGGGCGGATGAGTTTAATAAGTCAGCTTCTCAAGGTCATACCGACGAACGTATCCGTAAAATTGTCGAATATCTATCATTCAACAATCTGCTTACAAAAAACAGCAGTGTTTTGGATATTGGCTGCGGTCCCGGCAAGTTTGCGGTTGAATTTGCCAAACGGTCCAAAGAAGCCATAGGTATCGACATCTCGGAAAATATGTTAGGCTATGCTGTTAGTAATGCTGAAACTGCTAGCCTCACCAATGTTTCCTTTAAAAACGCAAATTGGGATGAGGTTGATTTGGAAGAGTATGACTGGAAAAAGAAGTTTGATCTGGTTACCGCTATTAACAGTCCTGGAATTCATGATCCTCTAACACTGGAAAAAATGATCGCTGCCAGCAAAGGTTACTGCTTTTTGTCTAACTTTGTTGATCGCCATGATTCTGTCCAGGATGTTCTTCGAATAGTACTTAATATTAAGGAAAAACGATTTTACAGAAATACCATTTATAGTATTTTTAATATCTTATGGCTCAAAGGATATTACCCTAGTATTACTTACATTGATACCGACCGAGAGCACACCCGAACCCTTGACGAAGCTTGTTCTTATTATGAAACCCTCTTGGAAACAGAAAAGGAACTTGAAAAAAGCACTTTAATAAAGAACTATCTCCAACAAATTGCCATTAAAGGACTTATAACAGAAAGAGTTCAAACAAAGACGGCCTGGCTCTATTGGAAGGTCTAA
- a CDS encoding FmdE family protein — MCREKTPWERVAEFHGHECPGLAIGFKACEAAIRKMGIRFSADEEIVCVTENDACGVDAIQVLTGCTFGKGNLLYKGTGKIAYSFFNRSNGEKLRMVIKPLNDTMDRQQRQDYILSSPIDELFNFSEPTFDLPEKAKIFTTIICEHCGEGAPEHKIRINDGKKVCLDCFKDYSRGW; from the coding sequence ATGTGCAGAGAAAAAACCCCCTGGGAAAGAGTTGCAGAATTTCATGGTCATGAGTGTCCCGGACTGGCTATCGGTTTTAAAGCTTGCGAAGCAGCCATCAGAAAAATGGGCATCCGCTTTTCTGCCGATGAAGAAATAGTCTGTGTCACTGAAAATGATGCCTGCGGAGTGGATGCCATACAGGTACTTACGGGCTGCACCTTTGGCAAAGGAAACCTTCTCTATAAAGGTACCGGGAAAATTGCTTACAGTTTTTTCAACAGGTCTAACGGAGAAAAATTAAGAATGGTCATAAAACCCTTAAACGATACAATGGATCGTCAGCAGCGTCAAGACTACATTCTCAGTTCTCCCATTGATGAGCTCTTTAATTTTTCAGAACCCACCTTTGACTTGCCGGAAAAGGCCAAAATCTTTACTACCATCATCTGTGAACATTGTGGAGAAGGGGCTCCGGAACATAAGATTCGAATCAACGACGGAAAAAAAGTTTGCCTGGATTGCTTTAAAGACTACTCAAGAGGGTGGTGA
- a CDS encoding cell wall-binding repeat-containing protein has product MKRELRKLQTWFLTLVMLVVVLIPLPFTKAVYGDASEGSYAEALTRVVDYYGSNSYTAAGTWWDRVGLWGAGDTHKTSWDESTTSLYGNILGMLAKGADPRDALGGLNLVEELEVGQDSNSGAFPGAYGDSSSDQTWAMVALDAAKGEYDEGKAVTNLLSYQNADGGFGYSVDYNDSDPDQSGMALLALANHRTVAGVEEAIENVKNYLKGIQEDSGGFASWGTVNANSIATVISGLVAVGEDPLGADWQKNGHTMLEDLLTFQLENGSFKSPYSSGGSDAMATYQALIALGDLKAHESVWQRLETNAPLENKDSVINPVTVVFDKNPDHQADVEIAMSLNGNNLTSITTDGAIALTNGSDYSVSLDSSGVTIAKEYLAEQETGRLTLNFVFSSGSPQSLQITIEDTSEEGGGSIQPDEGQITFKVVGRNKKTIFPSTKVTLEEGDTPYSVLVRMIGRNQVAVSGSGSSIYVTGIKGTEAGDDGPTSGWMFSINGEYPRVGSGSITLSDGDIVAWRYTTNLGEDIGDSNSGTEQVTKPILDPELPTETKPANGSYRQRNQNLLDQLMNATAAQLAQASFGENISAISPTSGEASVLRAEDGVQLTVPAGALGSQSGPLRFSIEMGGVTTPPAADTGALILNPLKYQRQFRVADAEGNAQEGSIEFDVPVLISFPVEAEDLPEGITTQQLAVYWWNQDREDWIKLGGVYDSGTNTLTVPTYHFSTYAVMADVSGMPKRLAGSDCFQTANAVAEQGWKAGADNVVVVNAYAFSDALAAVPLAFKLNAPILLTERNTLTTVTREELEKLVPKKITLIGGTAVISSEIQADLEDTWGAGNVLRIGGADSFSTAALIASKLGTTGKAILANNGPDCYADTLAISGYAAYQGIPILFTRETALPDVTAQALAAQKVSSTIVVGGSYVIPPAIMDKLPGAERYAGKDRYATATAIARDLNFNRSRVYVVTGLNFADALTAGNLAGHSLSPLIMVDTTVPDTTSAFLKDYRETIGELVVVGGEGIIRADQENDIRAMLPNLDPSQSTVSRQQAAEIIDDVTAWEKAYIEAAFAEKRPGEIVDPTVYNWPTVALGQLERYEGLSQYLEENEKYIDQNWNLLTRKVTDLARISLAVAAAQGDPRNFAGKDLIAELANYPNIEVQGTNGPIYSLIALNSSAYELPADAQWTREKLLQLIVSKQLTDGGFSLDGTGQSDPDLTAMALQALEPYYTEEYPEVQAVVDKALTCLAGLQNSEGKFTSAGAVGSESISQTIIALSALGIDSDTDPRFVKNNRTLLSSLLEFRSGDGGFKHLLSGESDKTASEQALLALTAYERYKDGKGSLYNFKP; this is encoded by the coding sequence ATGAAAAGAGAATTGCGCAAACTACAGACTTGGTTTTTAACACTGGTAATGCTGGTGGTCGTGTTGATACCATTGCCTTTTACTAAAGCCGTTTACGGGGATGCAAGTGAGGGCTCCTATGCAGAGGCCCTGACGAGAGTTGTGGATTATTATGGAAGCAATAGTTATACTGCCGCAGGGACCTGGTGGGATAGAGTAGGTCTTTGGGGGGCAGGAGATACCCATAAGACCTCTTGGGATGAAAGTACTACCAGTTTATATGGAAATATTTTGGGGATGCTAGCCAAAGGGGCAGATCCCCGTGATGCTTTGGGCGGGCTGAATCTTGTTGAAGAGCTGGAAGTCGGCCAGGACAGCAATTCAGGTGCTTTTCCGGGTGCTTATGGAGATTCGTCAAGCGACCAGACCTGGGCTATGGTAGCCTTGGATGCTGCAAAAGGAGAATATGACGAAGGAAAGGCAGTCACCAATTTGCTGAGCTATCAGAATGCCGATGGAGGGTTTGGTTATTCTGTGGACTACAATGACAGCGATCCCGATCAATCGGGGATGGCTTTGCTGGCCTTGGCCAATCACCGGACGGTCGCGGGGGTGGAAGAAGCCATTGAGAATGTGAAGAATTATCTGAAGGGAATTCAAGAAGATTCAGGAGGATTTGCTTCCTGGGGAACAGTAAATGCCAACAGTATAGCCACGGTCATATCCGGTTTAGTTGCAGTGGGAGAAGACCCTCTGGGAGCAGACTGGCAAAAGAACGGGCATACCATGCTGGAGGATTTGCTGACTTTTCAGCTGGAAAACGGGTCCTTTAAATCGCCCTATAGTTCGGGCGGCTCGGATGCCATGGCTACCTACCAAGCTTTGATTGCCTTAGGAGATTTAAAAGCTCACGAATCCGTCTGGCAGAGGTTAGAGACAAATGCTCCTCTGGAAAATAAGGATAGTGTCATAAACCCGGTGACGGTTGTTTTTGACAAAAACCCTGATCATCAAGCTGATGTAGAAATAGCTATGTCACTAAATGGAAATAATCTTACGAGTATCACAACCGACGGTGCGATTGCCCTGACCAATGGGAGCGACTATTCAGTATCCCTCGACAGCAGCGGCGTAACCATTGCCAAAGAATATTTGGCTGAACAAGAGACAGGTAGATTAACTCTGAACTTTGTCTTTAGCTCCGGCAGTCCCCAGAGTTTACAGATAACTATTGAAGATACCTCAGAGGAAGGCGGAGGTTCCATCCAGCCAGACGAAGGGCAAATCACGTTCAAAGTCGTGGGAAGGAACAAAAAAACCATTTTCCCATCCACAAAAGTTACTCTGGAAGAGGGGGATACTCCCTACTCCGTTTTAGTCAGAATGATCGGGCGCAATCAAGTTGCTGTGAGCGGTTCGGGCTCATCCATTTATGTTACTGGGATTAAGGGGACAGAGGCAGGCGATGACGGGCCAACCAGCGGCTGGATGTTTTCCATCAATGGAGAGTACCCTAGAGTTGGTTCCGGGTCAATAACCCTTTCCGATGGAGATATTGTAGCTTGGCGATATACTACGAATTTAGGAGAAGATATCGGAGACTCCAACAGCGGAACAGAACAAGTAACTAAACCCATCCTTGATCCCGAATTGCCGACAGAAACAAAGCCTGCCAACGGATCGTACAGGCAAAGAAATCAGAACCTATTAGACCAGTTAATGAATGCCACTGCCGCTCAATTAGCTCAGGCCAGCTTTGGTGAAAATATATCGGCCATTAGCCCGACCAGCGGGGAAGCGTCCGTTCTGCGGGCAGAGGACGGGGTTCAGCTGACGGTACCGGCTGGAGCACTCGGCAGCCAGAGCGGACCTCTTAGGTTCAGTATTGAAATGGGTGGAGTCACGACTCCCCCTGCGGCAGACACGGGAGCTTTAATCTTAAATCCCCTTAAGTATCAGCGCCAGTTTAGAGTTGCAGATGCTGAAGGAAATGCACAAGAAGGCTCTATAGAGTTTGATGTCCCTGTTTTGATCAGCTTCCCTGTGGAGGCAGAAGATCTGCCCGAGGGAATTACCACGCAGCAACTGGCTGTGTATTGGTGGAATCAGGACAGAGAAGACTGGATCAAACTTGGCGGAGTCTATGACTCAGGGACCAATACCCTTACGGTGCCTACCTATCATTTCTCCACCTATGCTGTCATGGCCGATGTTTCCGGGATGCCTAAGCGTTTGGCCGGCTCCGACTGCTTTCAAACCGCTAATGCAGTGGCTGAGCAAGGCTGGAAAGCCGGAGCAGACAATGTCGTAGTGGTTAATGCCTATGCCTTTTCCGATGCCTTAGCGGCCGTGCCCCTGGCATTTAAGCTCAATGCCCCCATTTTGTTAACGGAAAGGAACACCCTTACGACTGTAACTAGAGAGGAACTGGAGAAACTTGTACCTAAAAAGATTACCCTTATTGGCGGAACTGCTGTCATTTCCTCAGAGATCCAAGCAGACCTGGAAGATACCTGGGGAGCCGGCAATGTCCTGCGCATTGGCGGGGCAGATAGTTTCAGCACGGCTGCTCTCATTGCCTCGAAGTTGGGCACCACAGGCAAAGCAATCCTTGCCAACAATGGCCCTGACTGCTATGCGGATACTTTGGCAATATCCGGTTACGCTGCTTACCAGGGTATTCCTATTCTCTTTACAAGAGAAACGGCGCTGCCTGATGTGACGGCCCAAGCCTTGGCAGCTCAAAAAGTCAGTTCCACTATTGTAGTGGGCGGCAGTTATGTCATCCCTCCGGCAATCATGGACAAATTGCCGGGAGCTGAGCGTTATGCAGGAAAAGACCGTTATGCCACGGCGACAGCCATAGCTCGGGATCTTAACTTTAACAGATCCAGGGTCTATGTTGTGACAGGTCTTAATTTTGCCGATGCCTTAACTGCAGGGAACTTGGCGGGCCACTCTTTGTCCCCCCTGATTATGGTAGATACGACCGTGCCGGATACGACTTCGGCTTTCCTGAAGGACTACCGTGAAACCATAGGGGAGCTGGTAGTTGTAGGAGGAGAGGGAATAATCAGAGCTGATCAGGAGAATGACATCAGAGCCATGCTTCCCAACTTAGACCCATCCCAGAGCACGGTTTCCCGGCAGCAAGCAGCGGAGATCATTGACGATGTGACGGCTTGGGAAAAAGCCTATATCGAAGCAGCCTTTGCAGAGAAGCGTCCCGGTGAAATCGTCGATCCCACTGTTTATAACTGGCCGACTGTCGCTTTGGGGCAGCTGGAACGTTATGAAGGCCTGTCTCAGTATCTCGAGGAAAACGAAAAGTATATTGACCAGAACTGGAACTTACTAACCAGGAAAGTGACTGATTTGGCCAGGATAAGCCTGGCAGTCGCCGCAGCCCAAGGAGATCCCCGCAATTTTGCCGGGAAAGATCTAATTGCTGAGCTGGCCAATTATCCCAATATTGAAGTACAGGGAACCAACGGCCCTATATATTCGCTGATTGCTCTGAACAGCTCCGCTTATGAGCTGCCGGCTGACGCTCAATGGACGAGGGAGAAATTATTGCAGCTTATTGTAAGCAAGCAGTTGACCGACGGCGGGTTTTCCCTGGACGGAACAGGCCAGAGTGATCCGGACCTAACCGCCATGGCCCTCCAGGCTTTAGAACCTTATTACACAGAGGAATACCCGGAGGTGCAGGCCGTTGTGGATAAGGCCTTAACTTGCTTGGCAGGATTGCAGAACTCTGAAGGGAAATTTACATCCGCGGGTGCTGTAGGCAGCGAAAGCATAAGTCAAACTATCATTGCCTTATCCGCCTTGGGAATCGACAGTGATACCGATCCCAGGTTCGTTAAAAATAACCGTACCTTGCTCAGCTCTCTTCTGGAATTCAGGTCCGGGGACGGAGGCTTCAAACATCTTCTCAGCGGAGAATCGGATAAAACGGCTTCCGAGCAGGCCTTGCTCGCTCTAACCGCTTATGAACGATATAAAGACGGCAAAGGTTCGTTATATAACTTTAAGCCTTGA
- a CDS encoding DUF4430 domain-containing protein encodes MKKWVWFISIVLALTVLLLTGCGVNKDDTPQSGPRQEEEGKQGTPSLRNSENQNNAANTKISETGTGHETEPVVAAAVPPVPVSGKPETSSQQEVTIAIYCSTAVAKGMNKEDTFKEVVPSSGIILSPTKVSFKDGETVFDVLKQVVEEKKIQMLYEGSKGNPYIKGINNLYEFDGGPLSGWMFSVNKAYTNYGCSQVKLHKGDLIEWKYTCDMGRDLQ; translated from the coding sequence TTGAAGAAGTGGGTATGGTTTATAAGTATAGTTTTAGCCTTGACGGTTTTACTCTTGACAGGCTGTGGGGTCAATAAGGATGATACCCCTCAGTCCGGTCCGAGACAAGAGGAAGAAGGCAAACAGGGCACACCCTCTCTGAGGAATTCGGAGAATCAAAACAACGCTGCAAACACCAAAATATCAGAAACCGGCACCGGTCATGAAACGGAGCCGGTCGTGGCGGCTGCGGTACCACCGGTACCGGTTTCCGGTAAGCCGGAAACAAGCAGCCAGCAGGAAGTGACCATTGCCATTTATTGTTCCACAGCCGTAGCCAAGGGGATGAACAAAGAGGATACCTTTAAAGAAGTGGTGCCTTCCAGCGGAATTATCCTGTCTCCCACAAAGGTTTCGTTTAAAGATGGTGAAACGGTTTTTGATGTCTTGAAGCAGGTTGTTGAGGAAAAGAAGATTCAGATGCTGTATGAGGGATCGAAAGGAAATCCTTATATTAAAGGAATCAACAACCTCTATGAGTTTGACGGAGGCCCCTTAAGCGGTTGGATGTTCAGCGTCAATAAAGCTTATACAAATTACGGCTGCAGTCAAGTTAAACTGCATAAGGGAGACTTGATTGAATGGAAATATACCTGTGATATGGGCAGAGATTTACAGTAG